TCAATTACGATTCTGTAAGTATCCGCGTTCCGAACAACTGCCTGGAAAAACAGTTTGGGCATCGGTATGTTTCTCAGAATTGTATCCATGAGCATTACCTTTGCGGCATCTGACCATACCTCCCTTCTTTGAAAGTCTGGTCTTATCTCAAGACGTTGTGTGTTACTCCAATCTCGAATATCCGATATGGGATGAGAGCTCGATATCCAATTCCAACTCATTACATATTCTCCCTTTATTCTACAGCTGACAAATCAGGCATGAAACTCGCTCATCAACTACGTTCTCCATGCCAGCAAACACCTCTACCAGTTTCCTGTCACCACGTTTCATCTGGCGTCGCTTTTTGGCATCCGTCCACCTTTGGATAATGCCTTCGATATTCGCAGGCTTTCGCAGTTCACATAACGGCACCCCCTGGGTCCATGTGAATGTCTTGCCCTCTTTATCGCTGATTTTCTCGTAAGCTTCCGCTTCCGCAAATCGCTTGGGATATTTCTCAAGTAGGCGAACCCATTCAATCTGTTTCTGGAAGAAACAGAAGTAACAACCGGAATGGGTGCGGCCCCATTCCAGATAAGGAGGAAGTCCGATACCACTGTCCTGTAAAATGCGCATCACTCCCGCGTAGTCAATACCGTGTTCCTTGTAGGGAAACACCGCGCGGATGTTTGGCTTGGTGCTGATATAGCCAACGCGGTTCTCGTCAGCCCGTATACCAATGTAGCTAACGACATCATCATTCCCGACGTACTTCTCAAAGGGCTTCAACTTCAGCATCTTGGTGCACCAGCGCATGTTTGGTCCCGGTAAGTACCCGCCGTATACTTTTAACCAATGATCAAAACCGGCCTCAGCAT
The bacterium DNA segment above includes these coding regions:
- a CDS encoding phosphoadenosine phosphosulfate reductase family protein yields the protein MSKTRHILSLSGGKDSTALAIFMRDKVADMEYVFCDTCKELDETYEYLNRVEAYLGKKIVRINAEAGFDHWLKVYGGYLPGPNMRWCTKMLKLKPFEKYVGNDDVVSYIGIRADENRVGYISTKPNIRAVFPYKEHGIDYAGVMRILQDSGIGLPPYLEWGRTHSGCYFCFFQKQIEWVRLLEKYPKRFAEAEAYEKISDKEGKTFTWTQGVPLCELRKPANIEGIIQRWTDAKKRRQMKRGDRKLVEVFAGMENVVDERVSCLICQL